A stretch of the Candidatus Jettenia sp. AMX2 genome encodes the following:
- a CDS encoding ATP-binding protein: protein MPAHQVVFLFLSLLIAGLGLFVFLRNPVNSINKRFCIFSSAISIWIAFNFFIHLSLEAEIIIFRVRLVFCSAAFIPFTFFFFSSIFPDLEEKHIDRYLTILFFSISIFFVVFSSKNVDSVFFDKNTPYIKHGKLFPLFWLYFISCMAYSLYNLYKKSINYYGIKRLQIQYVFLGVALSVFLGVVTNFILPLLNIWHAEMYVPLVSIPIPVAVAYAIVRYHLMDISVVIKRGTVYFILTIILGGVYSVVGLFLSSILPVSEYKNTVTTITSTVITVLTLAFTRDYIQNIVEKTLFHIRYSHSKILSDSTLLFSSIHELNELLCNAIQYLYDSVGIEKICILMNGAEAKNYIPKASINFSSPESLSLSCQDAIVTWLYQNRIVLSRDHLQRFARRKSDHFLEDTMASLGVEICIPVFQDEDLVGIILLGKKINKKIFTQEDIQMFLAFSGQLAMAASNARLYMGLREAKIYRDNILQCLKNGVIVVDNDGHVTIMNSEAKRILGLKETNSILLRNTGDDISRAIGYTLKSDIEYQNIEILIDNGIKKIPCGITTTRLKTEGGEVIGALAILTDLTELKLLQAEKQHADHLARLGTLSAHIAHEIKNPLVAINTYFQLLPYKKNDEEFHNDFQKIAVKEIDRINRIIEDLLDLAKPSKPVSQAMDPCSVITDTVNFLKNTAAEKNIGITTVFEEKNCQVLADEDKIKQVLLNILQNSIEALQIHGRIEVTTFVIENPFDYRKMAKTKPGSVFFSFAPDSQRHISKSPYFVIKVYDNGTGISAEKVPHIFEPFFTDKEKGTGLGLALVYRILKDHYGFMYVESKEGSGTIFYIGLPLNPINVDSDVSSFINTRDLS, encoded by the coding sequence ATGCCAGCTCACCAGGTAGTGTTTCTTTTTTTATCTCTATTGATTGCCGGACTGGGTTTGTTTGTCTTTTTAAGGAACCCGGTAAATAGTATTAATAAAAGATTTTGTATTTTTTCAAGCGCTATTTCTATATGGATAGCATTTAACTTTTTTATACACTTGTCTCTGGAAGCGGAGATAATTATTTTTAGAGTAAGATTGGTTTTCTGTTCTGCTGCTTTTATTCCTTTTACGTTTTTCTTTTTTTCTTCAATTTTTCCTGACCTTGAAGAGAAACATATCGATAGGTATCTAACTATATTATTCTTTTCTATAAGTATTTTTTTTGTGGTTTTTTCTTCAAAAAATGTTGATAGTGTATTCTTTGATAAAAATACACCCTATATTAAGCATGGTAAGTTGTTTCCTTTGTTCTGGCTATATTTTATATCTTGTATGGCATATTCATTATATAACCTTTACAAAAAAAGTATTAACTATTACGGAATAAAGAGATTGCAGATACAATATGTATTCCTGGGAGTCGCACTATCAGTGTTTTTAGGGGTTGTTACAAATTTTATTTTGCCTTTATTGAATATTTGGCATGCCGAGATGTATGTGCCCCTGGTGTCCATTCCTATCCCCGTGGCAGTAGCGTATGCTATTGTAAGATATCATCTCATGGATATTAGTGTAGTAATCAAGCGGGGTACTGTTTATTTTATCCTAACGATAATTCTTGGTGGAGTTTATTCTGTTGTTGGATTATTTCTGAGCAGCATACTTCCTGTGTCGGAATATAAAAACACCGTCACAACAATAACTTCCACAGTTATAACAGTCTTAACACTAGCATTTACAAGAGACTACATTCAAAACATTGTCGAAAAAACCCTGTTTCATATCCGGTATAGCCATTCAAAGATCCTCAGTGACTCCACATTGTTATTTTCGTCTATTCATGAACTGAATGAACTCCTCTGTAATGCGATTCAATATTTGTATGATTCTGTAGGTATTGAAAAAATATGCATACTGATGAACGGTGCTGAGGCGAAAAACTATATTCCAAAGGCATCGATAAATTTTTCCTCTCCGGAGAGTTTATCTCTTTCCTGCCAGGATGCCATTGTTACCTGGCTTTATCAGAACAGGATCGTTCTCTCGAGAGATCATCTACAACGTTTTGCTAGGAGAAAATCTGACCATTTTCTGGAGGATACAATGGCATCCCTGGGTGTTGAGATCTGTATTCCGGTTTTCCAGGATGAAGACCTTGTTGGTATCATCCTTTTGGGAAAGAAGATAAACAAAAAGATTTTTACGCAGGAAGATATCCAGATGTTTCTGGCCTTTTCCGGTCAGCTTGCAATGGCAGCCAGTAACGCACGCCTCTATATGGGCTTAAGAGAGGCAAAAATATACAGGGACAACATTCTGCAGTGCCTGAAAAATGGTGTCATTGTTGTGGATAACGATGGGCATGTGACCATTATGAATAGTGAAGCGAAAAGAATCCTCGGTTTAAAGGAGACCAATTCAATACTACTGAGAAATACTGGCGATGACATTTCCCGTGCAATCGGTTATACATTGAAAAGCGATATTGAGTATCAGAATATTGAAATACTGATCGACAACGGAATAAAGAAAATACCCTGTGGAATAACAACAACAAGGCTGAAGACTGAAGGTGGAGAGGTAATTGGCGCCCTGGCTATTTTAACCGATTTAACAGAATTAAAATTGCTTCAGGCAGAAAAACAACATGCAGACCATCTTGCCCGGCTTGGAACCCTTTCTGCCCATATCGCACATGAAATAAAAAATCCGCTGGTAGCTATCAATACCTATTTTCAATTGCTCCCTTATAAGAAAAATGATGAGGAATTTCATAACGACTTTCAGAAAATCGCAGTAAAAGAAATAGACAGGATTAACCGGATAATAGAAGATTTGTTAGATCTTGCAAAACCTTCCAAACCTGTCTCTCAGGCGATGGACCCTTGCTCTGTCATTACAGATACGGTTAATTTTCTTAAAAATACCGCCGCCGAGAAAAATATCGGAATAACTACCGTCTTTGAGGAAAAGAACTGTCAGGTTCTTGCAGACGAGGATAAGATAAAACAGGTGCTTTTGAATATTCTGCAAAATAGTATTGAAGCGCTGCAGATACATGGGCGTATTGAGGTAACCACCTTTGTGATAGAAAATCCTTTTGATTACAGAAAAATGGCAAAGACAAAACCCGGCAGTGTTTTCTTTTCCTTTGCACCGGATTCACAGCGGCACATATCGAAAAGTCCATATTTTGTTATTAAGGTTTACGATAACGGTACCGGAATATCTGCTGAAAAGGTGCCGCATATTTTTGAACCGTTTTTTACCGATAAAGAGAAAGGTACCGGTCTGGGCCTCGCCCTTGTATATAGAATTCTAAAAGATCATTATGGATTTATGTATGTTGAAAGCAAAGAAGGTTCCGGAACAATTTTCTATATTGGCCTGCCGTTGAATCCAATAAATGTTGATAGTGATGTCAGTTCTTTCATAAATACCAGGGATTTATCCTAA
- a CDS encoding alanine--glyoxylate aminotransferase family protein — MKKNYLFTPGPTMVPSEVALAEAQPMIHHRTPQFSQIFYELSEELKYLFQTKSGDVFTLMSSGTGAMEACVANVLSSGDKALVVISGKFGERWAELCKCFGIETITLNVENGKAVNPVDIEAALKETSGIKAVFTTQCETSTGVVHDIKSISSMVKKQGALIIVDAITGIGVHPFLMDEWDIDVAITGSQKGCMMPPGLAFVCVGSSAWDVIDKTDLPRYYWDFRKMRKELKNKTTPFTPAVSLVMAMKTAVDMIKKEGLENVWKRHARLAHATREGARALGLELFAGEYSSNVLTAINAPDGIDVEKIIKKLRDETGVTFTGGQDELKGKIIRIGHMGYVNDFDTIVAIAALEKGLYEAGFPVELGKGLAKVQSLLVSK; from the coding sequence ATGAAAAAAAATTATCTCTTTACCCCTGGCCCTACCATGGTGCCATCTGAAGTAGCATTGGCCGAGGCTCAGCCAATGATTCATCACAGAACACCGCAGTTTTCTCAAATTTTCTATGAATTAAGCGAGGAGCTGAAATATTTGTTTCAAACAAAGTCAGGTGATGTTTTTACGCTTATGTCTTCCGGTACCGGCGCTATGGAGGCATGTGTGGCGAATGTTTTGTCCAGTGGAGATAAGGCATTGGTGGTCATAAGCGGAAAATTTGGAGAACGCTGGGCAGAATTATGTAAATGTTTCGGTATCGAAACCATCACATTAAACGTAGAGAATGGTAAGGCAGTAAATCCTGTTGATATTGAGGCTGCACTGAAAGAGACGAGCGGCATTAAGGCGGTATTTACTACCCAATGCGAAACCTCTACCGGTGTTGTACATGATATAAAATCAATCTCTTCCATGGTAAAAAAACAAGGGGCATTGATTATTGTTGATGCAATTACGGGGATTGGCGTTCATCCATTCCTTATGGATGAGTGGGATATTGATGTTGCTATTACCGGTTCACAAAAAGGATGCATGATGCCTCCGGGTCTGGCCTTTGTTTGTGTAGGCAGTAGTGCCTGGGATGTAATTGATAAGACTGATTTACCCAGGTATTATTGGGATTTCAGAAAGATGAGAAAGGAGCTAAAGAATAAAACGACCCCCTTTACTCCTGCCGTTTCACTTGTTATGGCAATGAAAACAGCCGTGGATATGATAAAGAAAGAAGGACTTGAAAATGTGTGGAAAAGACACGCGCGACTGGCGCATGCAACGCGGGAGGGTGCAAGGGCACTGGGGTTGGAGCTTTTTGCCGGAGAATATTCAAGCAACGTATTGACTGCTATCAATGCGCCGGATGGGATAGACGTGGAAAAGATTATTAAAAAATTACGGGATGAAACCGGCGTAACCTTTACCGGGGGGCAGGATGAACTGAAGGGGAAAATCATCAGGATTGGCCATATGGGGTATGTGAATGATTTTGACACTATTGTGGCCATTGCCGCTCTGGAAAAAGGGCTTTATGAAGCTGGATTTCCTGTGGAGTTAGGGAAAGGATTAGCTAAGGTACAGTCACTATTGGTGAGTAAATAA
- a CDS encoding beta-ketoacyl-[acyl-carrier-protein] synthase family protein, protein MRTRRVVVTGLGILAPNGNGKDAYWDALIHGRSGIRKIASFDPSPFNTQIAGEVKDFDPCEYFDPKLVKRSGRFTHFGIATAKMAVKDSAIDFNKENPERCGVCFGTTIGAENDIYEGQHKKFLNSGPKAVSRFTSSEFTPHITTGYVCSELKITGPNSTVSSGCSTGLDVVNWGYNMVKRGAVDIAVVGSSDAPIFPFAMATFCALGILSKRNEDPEKASRPYDRDRDGMVLSEGGASIVMEELNHALERGADIYAEIISCASASDGLDVLRVDLEGMGLVTALEQALGAGRVRKDEIDYICAHGNAIPSYDISETNALKAFFGERAYKIPVSSIKSMTGQPFAAGGGFQVVATCLSLKNGIIPPTINLDIPDPLCDLDYVPRYARYFTMDTALINSHSVGGTHSVLILRKYF, encoded by the coding sequence ATGCGAACAAGACGTGTTGTTGTAACTGGCTTAGGGATATTGGCCCCCAATGGTAATGGTAAGGACGCATATTGGGATGCACTTATCCATGGGCGGTCAGGGATAAGGAAGATTGCTTCGTTTGATCCCTCTCCTTTTAATACACAAATTGCAGGAGAAGTAAAGGATTTCGATCCTTGTGAATATTTTGATCCGAAATTGGTTAAAAGAAGTGGCAGGTTTACCCATTTTGGCATTGCAACGGCAAAGATGGCGGTAAAGGATTCTGCAATCGATTTCAACAAGGAGAACCCTGAGAGATGTGGTGTGTGTTTCGGAACAACAATCGGGGCGGAGAATGATATCTATGAAGGCCAGCATAAAAAATTCCTGAACTCTGGCCCAAAAGCGGTAAGCCGCTTTACGTCTTCTGAATTTACACCACACATAACAACGGGTTATGTCTGTTCAGAACTAAAGATTACCGGACCTAATTCTACGGTATCCTCAGGATGTTCCACGGGTCTTGATGTTGTGAACTGGGGGTATAATATGGTAAAACGGGGGGCAGTGGATATCGCAGTTGTAGGAAGCTCTGACGCCCCGATCTTCCCCTTTGCCATGGCTACCTTCTGCGCCCTCGGAATCTTGTCGAAAAGAAATGAAGATCCCGAGAAGGCCTCACGGCCATATGATAGAGACCGTGACGGCATGGTACTTAGCGAAGGTGGCGCTTCGATAGTAATGGAAGAGTTAAACCATGCCTTAGAAAGAGGGGCAGATATCTATGCCGAGATCATATCCTGTGCATCTGCATCTGATGGCCTGGATGTTCTTCGGGTTGATTTGGAAGGGATGGGATTGGTTACGGCACTGGAACAGGCATTGGGTGCCGGGAGGGTCAGAAAAGATGAGATCGATTATATTTGTGCCCATGGGAATGCTATCCCAAGCTATGATATATCAGAAACAAATGCCTTAAAGGCTTTTTTCGGAGAGCGTGCGTATAAAATCCCGGTAAGTTCGATTAAGTCTATGACAGGGCAACCTTTTGCTGCCGGAGGGGGGTTTCAGGTAGTAGCAACATGCCTTAGCCTTAAAAATGGTATTATCCCGCCCACCATAAATTTGGATATACCTGATCCACTCTGTGACCTTGATTATGTACCACGTTATGCACGCTATTTCACTATGGACACAGCATTGATAAACAGCCATAGTGTTGGCGGTACTCATTCCGTACTCATATTAAGAAAATATTTTTAG
- a CDS encoding B12-binding domain-containing radical SAM protein, with translation MEKFRNIDLLLWNSFMGKAYSLSDCFKENGIGILARACKDAGQHIIVEDPAKIDFYVSFTKNDLMPRLSELSRCIFTKNSAKEDSISMRKEWNLLQENLRKVISERMENYIGALARKIRDNHIKVLGIKTWLGDRFAYSERLTHKVNELSPDTLVIAGGPQVNQFKTHALEKSPFDFCIDSEGEVTLTRIVSAVNEMYSQGRSKFEVIRKITSLAEEGTIFNLIYRNSAGKVKETGIRRLPLSSKPFPFYEKEDGKVNIAVISESSGCYYGKCNFCTHPNITGRYQPRDVGVTIEEIKKTMKESGTGLFRFAGSTTPVFLGRKIARAIVEEGLIIEYSMFVRVEANACERMAELIDSYEKIIDSGLRAVFLGVEAANNEILTKIMNKGISVEDAYYTIKAIKQASYNRKKHLDVGVSFIYPCPLPHDSIMHGQVLEENLHLLRTLKDENYSPDSVLITPGAPLPATNWQLEPGRFGFELPEDYLQTILRYEYELTKDPSTWPELNISLQGIKFLDMLKMSGLMEKKVREIGYTVNVSDEHCLAARSAGFTGQAGLEEFKIKGNMALMTTNYHFLKDVYHRINQYSSRLAEKNSFL, from the coding sequence ATGGAGAAGTTCCGGAATATTGATCTTCTGCTATGGAATTCATTCATGGGGAAGGCCTATTCTCTTAGTGACTGCTTTAAGGAAAACGGAATTGGTATACTGGCAAGGGCATGTAAAGATGCAGGGCAGCATATTATTGTTGAAGACCCTGCAAAAATTGATTTTTATGTGTCCTTTACAAAAAACGATCTTATGCCAAGATTGTCTGAACTTTCCCGGTGTATATTCACAAAGAATAGTGCGAAAGAAGATAGTATCTCAATGAGGAAAGAATGGAACCTCCTTCAGGAAAATCTCAGAAAGGTTATCAGTGAAAGAATGGAAAATTATATCGGTGCTTTGGCCCGAAAGATACGCGACAATCATATAAAAGTACTCGGAATAAAGACATGGCTTGGCGACAGGTTTGCATATTCAGAAAGATTGACGCACAAAGTAAACGAGCTAAGTCCCGACACCCTTGTAATTGCCGGTGGCCCTCAGGTAAACCAGTTTAAGACACACGCCCTGGAGAAGAGCCCGTTCGATTTCTGTATCGATAGTGAAGGAGAGGTAACACTAACAAGAATTGTTTCTGCGGTTAATGAAATGTATTCTCAGGGAAGGTCGAAATTTGAGGTAATAAGGAAAATTACCTCACTGGCAGAAGAGGGCACTATTTTTAATCTGATATACAGAAACAGTGCAGGAAAAGTGAAAGAGACCGGCATCAGGAGACTTCCTTTAAGCTCGAAGCCTTTTCCTTTTTATGAAAAGGAAGACGGAAAGGTAAATATAGCGGTAATAAGTGAATCATCGGGTTGTTATTATGGGAAATGCAATTTTTGTACACATCCGAATATTACGGGAAGATATCAGCCGAGGGACGTTGGTGTAACGATTGAAGAGATTAAAAAAACCATGAAAGAATCAGGTACCGGGCTCTTCAGATTTGCAGGTTCCACAACGCCTGTTTTCCTTGGCAGGAAAATTGCTAGGGCAATAGTAGAAGAAGGCTTAATAATAGAATATTCGATGTTTGTCCGGGTAGAGGCAAATGCATGTGAACGAATGGCAGAGCTAATAGATTCTTATGAAAAGATCATAGATTCGGGGTTACGGGCTGTTTTTTTGGGTGTTGAGGCGGCCAATAACGAAATCCTTACAAAAATCATGAATAAAGGCATTTCCGTAGAGGATGCGTACTACACGATTAAGGCGATAAAGCAGGCATCTTATAACCGGAAGAAACACCTCGACGTAGGGGTGAGTTTTATTTATCCCTGCCCGCTGCCTCATGACAGTATAATGCACGGACAGGTACTGGAGGAAAATTTACATTTACTTCGCACATTAAAGGATGAAAATTACAGCCCCGATTCCGTTCTTATCACACCCGGTGCGCCTTTGCCTGCAACAAACTGGCAGTTAGAACCCGGGCGGTTTGGCTTTGAACTACCCGAGGATTATCTGCAAACTATTTTACGGTATGAATACGAATTGACAAAGGATCCCAGTACCTGGCCTGAACTAAATATCTCCTTACAGGGGATAAAATTTCTGGATATGCTTAAGATGTCAGGATTGATGGAGAAAAAAGTCCGTGAAATAGGTTATACGGTGAATGTTTCTGATGAGCATTGCCTTGCGGCAAGAAGTGCTGGATTTACTGGCCAGGCTGGCCTGGAGGAATTCAAAATAAAGGGCAACATGGCCTTGATGACAACCAATTATCATTTTCTAAAGGACGTGTATCACAGAATTAATCAATACAGCAGCAGGCTGGCTGAAAAGAACTCTTTCTTGTAG
- a CDS encoding helicase C-terminal domain-containing protein has protein sequence MKPTKWSTYDFFIPDAITSLRDAVAKAGGNEIFLIGKLNNELLVSDIDIYAMGNKHAVPAIAREAKQGDVIIHNHPGGILYPSDADLEVASHMGSLGIGFYIVDNNVEYLYPVVKATKKRSYEKLSFEELSGKLLPHGDFVKNISHYEYRKPQIEMLESVTDAFNKDKIAIIEAGTGTGKSFAYLIPAIFWSKKNQERVVVSTNTINLQEQLREKDIPVLKKSCGLDFKSVLVKGRNNYACLRKVHNLRLESNTLIDDNERQQLNTLLEWAMKTRDGSKADLNFMPAEGAWDAIQSEADQCIRLKCAFYDTCFFYKARREASSADVLIVNHYLLLADLVVRREMKGYDGVAILPPFKKIIIDEAHHLEEVATSNLSYTVSKTRVTKLLGRLIHLKDVKKGLLPYLKNKLREIATCQDKSATAAITGRIDTEITRARHRLYTRVAETFEDISHSVRNYAIQEGLQKEKNTDIKIRITTSFIATGLWNAHIEAMLRNLREEIHIFLSSLKSLLDEIEKVLKKPKDILLPVLIDIQSCKMRLKTVADDVTFFITADKQSCRWIEIKHYKGNPVIRFCTAPLSVSETLKSCLYDNYSTILLTSATLATGKTFHFFKNSTGLCHVPGNRLSELILPSPFDYKKQAIIGIPAGIPEPAEPGYIAALEEHILRTIEISQGRALILFTSYHLLDALYQTLEPKITQLGYTCLKQGMDNRYNLLEAFKKDITSVLFATDSFWEGIDVKGDALQCVILTRLPFRVPTEPIIEARTEAITAAGGDAFYDYSLPMAVIKFKQGFGRLIRSRNDRGTVIIFDSRVITKRYGRVFLESLPEMQYVKDASEVVFREIKLFYQR, from the coding sequence ATGAAGCCGACAAAATGGTCAACCTATGACTTTTTCATTCCAGACGCCATCACTTCTCTGCGGGATGCTGTTGCGAAGGCTGGGGGGAATGAGATATTCCTTATCGGTAAACTCAACAACGAACTCCTTGTAAGCGATATCGATATTTATGCTATGGGAAATAAACATGCAGTACCAGCCATTGCGCGGGAGGCAAAACAGGGGGACGTAATTATCCATAACCATCCGGGCGGCATCCTCTATCCATCAGATGCCGATCTTGAAGTCGCTTCACACATGGGATCATTGGGTATCGGATTTTATATCGTGGATAACAATGTGGAATATCTCTATCCCGTGGTAAAGGCAACGAAAAAAAGGTCATACGAAAAGCTCAGTTTTGAAGAACTCTCAGGGAAACTTCTCCCCCATGGAGATTTTGTAAAGAATATATCCCATTATGAATATCGCAAACCGCAGATAGAGATGCTGGAATCCGTAACCGATGCCTTTAACAAAGACAAAATAGCCATAATTGAGGCTGGAACAGGAACAGGAAAATCCTTTGCATACCTTATTCCTGCAATATTCTGGAGTAAAAAAAATCAGGAGCGGGTAGTTGTCTCTACCAACACGATAAACCTTCAGGAACAGTTAAGAGAAAAAGACATTCCTGTTCTCAAAAAAAGTTGTGGCCTTGATTTTAAAAGTGTTCTGGTAAAAGGAAGAAATAATTATGCCTGCCTCAGAAAGGTACATAATTTACGCCTTGAGAGTAATACCCTGATTGACGACAACGAACGGCAGCAATTAAATACTTTGCTGGAATGGGCCATGAAGACACGGGACGGCAGCAAAGCGGATTTGAATTTTATGCCGGCCGAAGGAGCATGGGATGCCATACAATCGGAGGCTGATCAATGCATACGGTTAAAGTGTGCGTTTTATGATACCTGTTTTTTTTACAAGGCACGGAGAGAAGCTTCAAGTGCAGACGTGCTGATAGTAAATCATTACCTCTTGCTTGCAGATCTGGTTGTACGCCGCGAAATGAAGGGATACGATGGCGTGGCAATCCTGCCACCTTTTAAAAAAATCATTATCGACGAAGCGCATCACCTGGAGGAGGTGGCTACGTCAAATCTCAGTTATACTGTCTCAAAAACAAGGGTAACAAAATTACTGGGGAGACTGATTCACCTTAAGGACGTCAAAAAAGGTCTTCTGCCATATCTCAAAAACAAGCTCAGGGAGATAGCTACCTGTCAGGACAAATCTGCCACGGCAGCCATTACCGGCAGGATCGACACGGAAATTACCCGTGCAAGACACCGGCTCTATACTCGTGTAGCAGAAACCTTTGAAGACATCTCTCATTCTGTAAGAAATTATGCAATACAGGAAGGTCTTCAAAAGGAGAAAAACACTGACATTAAAATCCGCATAACCACAAGTTTTATTGCCACCGGCTTGTGGAATGCCCATATTGAAGCTATGCTCAGAAACTTGCGGGAGGAGATCCATATCTTTCTTTCTTCGTTGAAATCACTCCTGGATGAGATAGAAAAAGTACTGAAAAAACCGAAGGACATTTTGCTACCGGTATTAATCGACATTCAATCATGCAAAATGCGTTTAAAGACCGTTGCTGATGATGTCACTTTTTTTATAACTGCCGATAAACAATCGTGCAGGTGGATAGAAATCAAACATTATAAAGGAAACCCTGTCATCCGGTTTTGTACTGCGCCACTTTCTGTTTCTGAAACTCTGAAATCCTGCCTGTACGACAATTATTCAACAATACTCTTAACATCGGCTACGCTTGCAACCGGCAAAACCTTTCATTTTTTTAAAAACAGTACCGGACTCTGCCATGTACCGGGAAACCGTCTATCCGAACTCATTTTACCTTCCCCGTTTGATTATAAAAAACAGGCTATTATCGGCATTCCCGCAGGCATTCCTGAACCTGCCGAACCCGGCTACATAGCTGCTCTTGAAGAACATATTTTGAGGACAATAGAAATTTCGCAGGGACGGGCATTAATCCTGTTTACCTCATACCATCTCCTTGATGCCCTCTACCAAACATTAGAACCAAAAATCACACAACTCGGATATACCTGTTTAAAACAGGGAATGGATAACCGCTACAATCTTCTTGAGGCTTTTAAAAAAGATATTACGTCTGTCCTCTTTGCAACAGACAGTTTCTGGGAAGGGATCGATGTCAAAGGAGATGCTTTGCAATGCGTTATCCTTACCCGTCTGCCATTCAGGGTGCCTACCGAGCCTATTATCGAAGCGAGGACGGAAGCTATAACAGCAGCCGGAGGTGATGCTTTTTATGATTATTCTTTGCCCATGGCGGTAATAAAGTTCAAACAAGGCTTTGGGAGACTTATCCGCAGTCGCAATGACAGGGGTACAGTAATTATCTTTGATAGCCGTGTAATTACCAAAAGATATGGACGGGTGTTCCTGGAATCTCTTCCGGAAATGCAATATGTGAAGGACGCTAGTGAGGTTGTTTTCAGGGAAATAAAGCTTTTCTATCAACGATAA
- the otsB gene encoding trehalose-phosphatase, translating to MVRKKDIILSRAGFDAVIFDLDGVVTDTANVHAKSWKRLFDNFLSSYSTRNDKPFKPFETDTDYRIYVDGKPRFDGVRSFLMSRGIRLPEGSPDDVPGKETIYGLGKLKNEYFLKYIQDQGVDVYESTVDCIHDLKKHGFKTAIISSSKNCAMILDSGNLSDLFDVRVDGVDSEILGIAGKPAPDIFIEAARQLKVKPERAVVIEDAISGVQAGRAGGIGMVIGVDRTGNRESLLKNGADAVVEDLSGIAVTDGRETLKPLPSALDRLEEIARLARGKRIAVFLDYDGTLTPIADTPDKAVMSEDMRQTVTELSQYCTVGIISGRDLKDVRSLVNIDTIIYAGSHGFDISGPAGLHTENQVGTEYLPVLDKAEQELSRMFSTIKGVLVERKRFAIAIHYRLVAPEQTDKVEEIVDKIAARHPELRKTYGKKIFELQPDLDWNKGKALLSLLTTLGLNSEDVLPFYIGDDVTDEDALRAIEGRGIGIVVWDEPYKTAATYCLHNPGEVREFLLKLIPLCKGGNNE from the coding sequence ATGGTACGCAAAAAAGATATAATTCTTTCCAGAGCCGGATTTGATGCCGTGATTTTTGACCTTGATGGGGTGGTTACCGATACCGCCAATGTCCATGCAAAGTCATGGAAAAGGCTGTTCGATAATTTTTTGTCCAGCTATTCTACCCGTAATGATAAACCCTTCAAGCCCTTTGAAACTGACACAGATTATCGTATCTATGTTGACGGTAAGCCGCGTTTTGATGGCGTAAGGAGTTTCCTTATGTCAAGGGGCATTCGTCTGCCCGAAGGCAGTCCGGATGATGTTCCGGGTAAGGAAACTATTTACGGCCTCGGTAAACTGAAGAATGAGTATTTTCTGAAATACATTCAGGATCAGGGGGTGGATGTATATGAATCAACAGTGGATTGTATCCATGATTTGAAAAAACATGGCTTTAAAACAGCGATTATATCCTCTAGTAAAAATTGTGCCATGATCCTTGATTCAGGAAACCTTTCAGACCTTTTTGATGTGAGGGTAGATGGTGTCGATTCTGAGATACTTGGTATAGCAGGTAAACCGGCACCTGATATATTCATTGAGGCTGCACGGCAATTAAAGGTTAAACCAGAACGTGCAGTGGTAATTGAAGATGCTATTTCAGGGGTACAGGCGGGACGTGCAGGCGGGATTGGAATGGTGATAGGAGTAGACCGTACAGGAAACCGGGAATCGTTGCTGAAAAACGGAGCGGATGCCGTTGTTGAGGATCTTTCCGGTATTGCTGTGACGGATGGCAGGGAAACACTGAAACCACTGCCTTCGGCGCTTGATCGTCTTGAAGAAATTGCCCGTCTGGCCAGAGGAAAACGCATAGCGGTATTCCTTGATTACGACGGAACGCTTACGCCGATAGCAGATACCCCTGATAAGGCGGTCATGTCGGAGGATATGCGGCAAACCGTTACAGAGCTGTCACAATATTGTACGGTAGGAATTATCAGCGGTCGCGATTTAAAGGATGTCCGGAGTCTCGTTAATATCGACACTATTATCTATGCAGGCAGTCATGGTTTTGATATTTCCGGTCCGGCGGGTCTGCATACAGAAAATCAAGTAGGTACAGAATATCTGCCTGTTCTGGATAAAGCTGAGCAGGAGCTGTCCCGCATGTTCAGTACAATCAAGGGGGTGCTTGTAGAACGGAAAAGGTTTGCCATTGCCATTCATTACCGGCTTGTAGCACCGGAGCAAACGGATAAGGTTGAAGAAATTGTGGATAAGATTGCTGCCAGGCATCCTGAGCTCAGGAAAACGTACGGAAAGAAAATCTTTGAACTTCAGCCGGATCTTGACTGGAATAAAGGGAAGGCGCTGCTTTCGCTCCTTACAACCCTTGGTCTCAACAGTGAAGATGTTCTACCTTTCTATATAGGTGATGATGTAACTGATGAGGATGCGCTGAGAGCGATTGAGGGCAGAGGTATAGGGATTGTGGTCTGGGATGAGCCATACAAAACCGCAGCCACTTACTGTCTTCATAATCCAGGGGAAGTCAGGGAATTTCTCCTGAAACTGATTCCACTTTGTAAAGGAGGAAACAATGAGTAA